The sequence AAAACTAGAATCTTTATCAGCGATGACAAACCAAAGATTAAACCATAAATTGTTCCCGAGATAATTAAATTAACACCCGCTGTTAAAAATAAAGCATACATTCCTATTAAAAAGAGAATGTGAACTAAAGTTAAAGCAACAGGACCAATCATAATGTACCCTAGTTGCGGAACAAAAGTAAATAGTAAAAAAATTGCAATAAGAATACTATTGATTGTAATTACTCTTGTTGTCAACTTGCGCATCATTGCACCTCTTTCGTTTAAATTATTTTTCTCAAGTTCAAGCTTTGATTTTTTCAACATCAGCGATTGCAACGTACGGTAAATTACGTAAACGTTCTTCATAATCTAAACCAAAACCGATTAAAAAAGCCGCTGGAACATCAAAACCATATCAATCAGCTGCTAAATCAACTTTTCGCCCTGATTTTTTATCCAATAAAGTAACAACTTTAACACTACGAGCCCCTTTGTCCAGTAAATAATCTTTAACTAGTTTAATTGTCTTCCCACTATCAATAATATCTTCAACAAGAAGAACATCACGATCTTCAACATCTGCTACTAAATCAAACATTATTTCTGGATTTAGATTACCAGCGACACCCCCAGCGTAAGATGAAACTGTCATATATTCTGTTTCAACTTCAATTTCTAAATCTAATAACAACATTGCCATAAAGGGAATACAACCCTTTAATAATCCTAAGCATATAACCGTATTATCTTTATTATCCTGAGAATTGGCGTGATAATATTGATTAACTGCTACTGCTAATTCTTTACATTTAGCGGCAATCTCTTCACGTGTATATAAAACTTCTTTAACTAATGGATGAATTTTCATTTCTTACCTCTTTTATCAACTATTGTGTTTATTATATCTAAAATATTTAATTTTTTTAAATGAAATTACGAAAAACTTACTAATTATTTGAAAGAAAAAGATATAATAATATTTATATTAGCAAGAGAAATATTATTATATATAAAGGTGGGAAACATGGCAATATTTTTTATACAACTGAGTACGGAACTCCTTGGAACAGCCATTTTAGTTTTATTGGGAAATGGTGTTGTCGCAAATACTCTTTTAAAAAAAACAAAAGGAAATAATCAAGGTTTTCTGGCAATAACAGCCGGATGAGGATTTGCAACATTTTTAGGAGCTTTAGTCGCTAGTTTATTAAACGGGGCAGCGCAGTTAAACCCAGCTGTTACAATTGCTGTTGTTATTCAGCAAACATGGTTTATTGAGCATGGTTGATTTTTACTTCCAGCAATCTTAATTGGTCAAATTCTTGGGGCAATAATTGCTCAATTAATTGTTGATACAATTTATTGAAAACATATTAAAGATACTGTAACAGATAATCCTGATTTTGTTTTAGCCGTTCATGCGACAATTCCTACTTATCAAAATAAGTTTCTGAATTTTTTCACCGAAATGATTGGCGCGGCTTTATTAGTATTAGTAGTATTATTGTTATCTGAACAAGAATCAAAAGTAATTCATAATTTAGCACCATTATTTGTTGGATTCACTGTTTTTGCAATTGGATTAGGAATTGGGGGGCCTACTGGCTATGCTATTAACCCTGTCCGGGATTTTATTCCCCGTCTTATTTATAGTTTTTTACCCCTAAAAGGTAAAAGTAAAGCCCAATGGAATTATAGTTGAATCCCTGTTTTAGCCCCAATTACGGGAGGAATTATTGTTAGTTTAATTTTCTGAGCATTATAAATAATAAAAAAAGGTTAGGTATTTTATACCTAACCTTTTTCTTTACCAAATAAGTTTATTGCTTAAAAATTATTTTTTAAATTCAGCAACATGTTTTTTTAGATTATAGAATGTTTTAATTCCATCATATTTTGCTGAAGTTCCTAATTCATCTTCAATTGCTAATAAACGGTTGTATTTTGCAATACGATCACTACGTGACATACTTCCTGTTTTAATTTGTCCTGTATTTAACGCAACAGCTAAGTCAGCAATTGTTGTGTCTTCTGTTTCCCCTGAACGGTGTGAAACTACAGCTGTTCATCCAGCTTTTTGGGCTAATTGAATTGTATCAATTGTTTCTGTTACAGTTCCAATTTGGTTTAATTTAATTAATACTGAGTTTGCAGCATTATGGGCAATTCCTTCAGCAGTAATTTTTGGGTTTGTAACAAATAAGTCATCCCCAACAATTTGGATTTTTGATCCCATTGTTTGTACTTGTAATTCAAATCCGTTTCAGTCAGCTTCTGCTAAACCATCTTCGATTGAAATAATTGGGTATTTATCAACTAATTTATCTAAATATTTAACCATTTCTTCAGTTGAAATTGCTCATTCTTTTCCAGTAACTTTTTCAATTTTTTTGAAATGATATTTTTTATCTTCAAAATATAATTCTGATGAAGCACAATCCATTGCGATCATTACTCCTTCAGCTCCTGGTTGATATCCAGCTGTTTTAATTGCTTCAACAATTAATTCTAAGGCAACTTCGGCTGGAGTTTGAGCTTGAAATGCTTCTAAAGTTTGGTCTTTATATGCTCAAGCAAAGTTTGGGGCAAATCCCCCTTCATCACCAACGGCAGTAATATCACCTTTATCATGTAAAATTTTCTTTAAAGTATGGAAAATTTCTGCTGATCAACGTAATGCTTCTTTAAAAGTTGGT is a genomic window of Spiroplasma syrphidicola EA-1 containing:
- the eno gene encoding phosphopyruvate hydratase, with the protein product MSKIENIYAREVLDSRGNPTVQVEVWTEFGGYGSAMVPSGASTGSREALELRDGDKARYFGKGVLKAVENVNTKIADIVIGMEVCDQVAIDNAMIQLDGTDFKKNLGANAMLGVSMAVAKAAANELEIPLYKYLGGVNAKTLPVPMLNIINGGEHADSAIDFQEFMIMPVGAPTFKEALRWSAEIFHTLKKILHDKGDITAVGDEGGFAPNFAWAYKDQTLEAFQAQTPAEVALELIVEAIKTAGYQPGAEGVMIAMDCASSELYFEDKKYHFKKIEKVTGKEWAISTEEMVKYLDKLVDKYPIISIEDGLAEADWNGFELQVQTMGSKIQIVGDDLFVTNPKITAEGIAHNAANSVLIKLNQIGTVTETIDTIQLAQKAGWTAVVSHRSGETEDTTIADLAVALNTGQIKTGSMSRSDRIAKYNRLLAIEDELGTSAKYDGIKTFYNLKKHVAEFKK
- a CDS encoding MIP/aquaporin family protein; translation: MAIFFIQLSTELLGTAILVLLGNGVVANTLLKKTKGNNQGFLAITAGWGFATFLGALVASLLNGAAQLNPAVTIAVVIQQTWFIEHGWFLLPAILIGQILGAIIAQLIVDTIYWKHIKDTVTDNPDFVLAVHATIPTYQNKFLNFFTEMIGAALLVLVVLLLSEQESKVIHNLAPLFVGFTVFAIGLGIGGPTGYAINPVRDFIPRLIYSFLPLKGKSKAQWNYSWIPVLAPITGGIIVSLIFWAL
- the hpt gene encoding hypoxanthine phosphoribosyltransferase, with protein sequence MKIHPLVKEVLYTREEIAAKCKELAVAVNQYYHANSQDNKDNTVICLGLLKGCIPFMAMLLLDLEIEVETEYMTVSSYAGGVAGNLNPEIMFDLVADVEDRDVLLVEDIIDSGKTIKLVKDYLLDKGARSVKVVTLLDKKSGRKVDLAADWYGFDVPAAFLIGFGLDYEERLRNLPYVAIADVEKIKAWTWEK